Proteins from one Sphaeramia orbicularis chromosome 17, fSphaOr1.1, whole genome shotgun sequence genomic window:
- the greb1l gene encoding GREB1-like protein isoform X5 translates to MGNSYAGQLKSARFEEALHNSIEASLRSSNGDPQPIFTQLYLEPEPYPGNMEDMKPKAHLHGGELPGHDLLNGHSSNDMEDLEDDDDSDTSSPPLPYLHTSPPDGCCTLDGFCQAGKDLRLVSIATESIEVPAGFELVGAKSPSVPEHILVCAVDRRFLPDENGKNALLGFSGNCVGCGEKGFRYFTEFSNHINLKLSTQPKKQKHLKYYLVKNSQGALCKGPLICWKDCKTRQFSSSVSTSKPSSASSLSSKENGGVSGHSPSPYSLSDSPPTRTTQASSVFFSSQDLSRDSSFIKPLTSTPGNKTLPIVPTALRVNGPTNGLSVDGHSPLLSPSQVSLGPQGQGYRTSDLGDSTVSSAMSNGPPKKRHRSWHPSPLVPVPPTVVPVPAFHPTVYSPGATLVVCTPQLPAAEVVQPQPVTTGKAVIVPDITLNSSRVRPVVLIGHGALPYFCGNVVLSPLLVNCYKCNQLTAKTMDSLGLSSSQLLSVETMILLTLQYLARLGPEQIPMREELEQIVLKAMLCCPGGPAISPSQLPWLARLEASVSGGTVQVLVNNNSLKDGISESLRSLNESTHQQQCQPTYVVIICANKMGGNEFCILVLGKYQARTLAEGMLTAIEFLKEISYELITGKVVTMTSFFRTTSLGDNLDKQLLQYQRRMKGQVIQPVLGDVTDHIHSQEAASMSTQPDRELLSKVFQIYPAQLRVARMLLSQVCSIADSGTQNLNLGRFCKVDFVILVPPSNVLMHQTAQRIRQSGVLLDLGIEDALSAHEKSVNYVVCLDDAAPTKMEAFMNKVKQNPYTLFVLIHDDSHVNLTSGTADFGTKGEFQGFADRVVNCQEVLNAMNLLVLQVSSFPYTMQTRQSRISLHNEVHWPPTESPQGEQSCKEQVYFGLTDYSSSLQWGVASPILRCDDAFEKMAVTILERYPDLHSMVIRCFLMIQQYTEAMMAMTSSPSLRDHITPETLAMVEDLINAPKREGSQGQGHMILIRIPSPQLAKVARDRLEDVRDKLGLQLCFAVLLRNPEMELNLPDNFISRLKAWRGIVNEKWVPRTFEDLEGLPCILILTGQDPLGETLPRSLKYCDLRLIATGYHTRTALEQELALACTYVTTPVVQEPKKATTQESDGEKANTILNDGDELERPQSNGSAATRTSGSLAENGVSSSDINDSVQRLSTSTSTSTSTCPLECVVTSDSQSFKQECDSVGSQLPSSNSKDSKTTPSLYSSSSSTSSSYSPSSSSTQKPSQSTQCGRAPKPARVSPRTVIMSRPAYNLLSGESGGQLSAISLLPHYDMEWSSPLKPPISQTLRGIEESLYYRQWTTARQHHADYAASSEPHPRRVLLIGPPQVGKTGAYLQFLRILFRMLIRLLEVDVYDEEEQGEEEEETPVSASVNFQWPDIEGIQRLPFDPYPRDPKFRKASPVYSDKMPKCLKVFKQEGESQTPAKRETKSIRLSKFAAHNAFHHCEQCHHYCEAGPASQLSECVFHTFTFCSSMLGEEVQLQFVIPKAKEKHFVFSQQGSHLESMRLPLISNKDTDMLKSPIFTPTTGRQEHGLLNIFHALEGASHLHILVVKQFEMPLYRKYWPNHILLVLPAMFNNAGVGAARFMIKELSYHNLELERNRLEEQGVKRQNVWPFIVMMDDSCVLWNAHQPLDSSESSEGSSAITNVSLKTVLKLMETTPKISLYAMCGTRKWSSGLSHQPRGQPFSRCHLHDFILLNVDLTQNVQYDLNRYSCEEVDFNLRVNSSGLLLCRFNNFSFMKKHIPVGGNKDFLVKPKLMEIENPVPIRPAQYVCAPDSEQTLLDAPAQFLLEKFLQSCSHRLFPMAVENRDNPVLSIDSYLNLSPEITVCYFNSRPHSTNLNHQGLVFSGLLLYLSDSFIVSGLLKKFRFLQGATLCVICQDRSSLRQTIVRLELEDEWQFRLWDEFQTANCSADRPLYFLTGRHN, encoded by the exons ATGGGGAATTCATACGCCGGGCAGCTGAAATCTGCCCGATTTGAAGAGGCTCTCCATAACTCTATTGAGGCATCGCTGCGCTCGAGCAATGGAGATCCACAGCCCATCTTCACACAGCTTTACCTTGAGCCAGAGCCGTATCCTGGTAACATGGAAG ACATGAAACCCAAAGCTCACCTCCATGGTGGAGAGCTGCCAGGCCATGACCTGTTAAATGGCCACTCTTCCAATGATATGGAGGATCTAGAGGACGATGATGACTCAGACACCAGCAGCCCTCCTCTTCCTTACTTACATACCTCTCCACCAGATGGCTGCTGCACACTGGACG GGTTCTGTCAGGCCGGCAAGGACCTCCGCTTGGTCTCCATAGCAACAGAGTCCATTGAAGTCCCAGCAGGCTTTGAGTTGGTCGGCGCCAAGTCCCCCAGCGTCCCTGAGCACATCCTGGTGTGTGCTGTGGACCGCCGCTTTTTGCCCGATGAGAATGGGAAAAATGCACTTTTAG GTTTTTCAGGAAATTGTGTCGGCTGTGGAGAGAAGGGTTTCAGATACTTCACTGAGTTTTCTAACCACATCAATCTGAAGTTATCCACTCAGCCCAAAAAGCAGAAGCACTTAAAATACTACCTGGTGAAGAATTCTCAGGGTGCTCTGTGCAAAGGACCCCTAATCTGCTGGAAAG ACTGTAAAACCCGACAGTTCTCCAGCAGTGTGTCAACATCCAAACCCAGCTCGGCCTCCTCTCTCAGCAGTAAAGAAAATGGAGGCGTCAGTGGACACAGCCCATCTCCTTATTCACTCTCAG ATTCTCCACCTACCAGAACAACACAAGCgtcttcagtgtttttcagcagCCAGGACCTCAGTAGAGACAGCAGTTTCATCAAACCTCTGACCTCTACACCTGGAAACAAGACTCTACCAATAG TACCCACAGCTTTGAGGGTGAATGGCCCGACTAATGGCCTGAGTGTTGATGGTCATTCTCCGTTACTGAGCCCCTCCCAAGTATCATTAGGGCCTCAAGGTCAGGGGTATCGTACCTCTGATTTAGGAGACAGCACTG TGTCCTCTGCCATGAGCAATGGTCCTCCAAAGAAACGTCATCGCAGCTGGCATCCCAGCCCACTGGTTCCTGTTCCACCAACAGTTGTCCCGGTGCCTGCCTTCCATCCGACAGTTTATTCTCCAG GAGCTACATTAGTAGTATGCACCCCTCAGCTACCAGCAGCAGAGGTCGTCCAGCCCCAACCTGTGACCACTGGAAAGGCTGTCATTGTTCCTGACATCACGCTCAACTCTTCGAGAGTTCGCCCTGTCGTACTCATTG GGCATGGCGCTTTACCTTATTTCTGTGGTAATGTAGTGTTGAGCCCCCTGCTGGTCAACTGCTATAAGTGCAACCAGCTGACAGCAAAAACCATGGACTCCTTGGGCCTCAGCAGCAGCCAGCTGCTCAGCGTGGAGACAATGATTTTGCTCACTTTACAATACCTTGCACGTTTAG GTCCAGAACAGATTCCTATGAGAGAGGAACTCGAGCAGATTGTTTTAAAGGCCATGCTGTGCTGTCCTGGGGGTCCAGCCATCTCCCCATCCCAGTTGCCCTGGTTGGCTCGGCTGGAAGCCAGTGTGTCTGGCGGCACTGTACAAGTTTTGGTCAACAATAACTCTTTGAAAGATGGCATTTCAGAGTCGCTGCGTTCTCTCAATGAAAGCACGCACCAGCAGCAGTGCCAGCCCACATATGTGGTCATTATTTGTGCCAATAAAATGGGCGGCAATGAGTTCTGTATCCTTGTTTTGG gaaaatatcaagcTCGGACTTTAGCTGAAGGAATGTTGACAGCCATTGAGTTTCTTAAGGAAATCAGCTATGAGCTCATCACAGGGAAGGTCGTCACCATGACATCTTTCTTCAGAACCACCTCGCTTG GAGACAATCTGGACAAGCAGCTGTTGCAATACCAGCGCAGAATGAAGGGACAGGTCATCCAGCCCGTTCTGGGCGATGTGACTGACCACATCCACTCCCAGGAGGCTGCCAGCATGTCAACACAGCCAGACAGAG AGCTGTTAAGTAAGGTCTTCCAAATTTATCCAGCCCAGCTGAGAGTGGCTCGAATGCTTCTCTCTCAAGTCTGCTCCATCGCTGACTCAGGGACCCAGAACCTTAATTTGGGGCGTTTCTGTAAAGTGGACTTTGTTATATTGGTCCCGCCTTCAAATGTCCTGATGCATCAGACAGCACAGCGGATCCGACAATCAG GAGTGCTGCTGGACCTTGGGATTGAAGATGCCTTGTCAGCCCATGAGAAATCAGTCAATTATGTGGTGTGTCTGGATGATGCCGCGCCTACTAAGATGGAGGCCTTCATGAATAAAGTCAAACAGAACCCCTACACACTGTTTGTCCTCATTCATGACGACTCCCACGTCAATCTCACAAG TGGTACAGCCGACTTTGGGACCAAAGGGGAGTTTCAGGGTTTTGCTGACCGGGTGGTGAACTGCCAAGAAGTATTAAATGCCATGAACCTGCTGGTCCTGCAAGTCAGCAGCTTCCCCTACACTATGCAGACCCGTCAGTCCCGCATAAGCCTCCACAATGAAGTTCACTGGCCCCCCACTGAAAGTCCG CAGGGGGAGCAGTCTTGCAAGGAGCAGGTCTACTTTGGCTTGACGGACTACAGCAGCTCCCTGCAATGGGGTGTGGCCAGCCCCATTCTGCGTTGTGATGATGCTTTTGAAAAGATGGCTGTTACCATCCTGGAAAG ATATCCAGACCTACACAGTATGGTGATTCGCTGCTTCCTGATGATTCAGCAGTACACTGAGGCTATGATGGCGATGACCTCTTCTCCATCCCTGAGAGACCACATAACTCCAGAGACTCTGGCCATGGTGGAGGACTTAATAAACGCCCCGAAAAGAGAGGGATCCCAGGGCCAGGGCCACATGATACTGATCCGTATCCCCTCACCACAGCTGGCAAAGGTGGCCCGGGACAGACTGGAGGATGTGCGGGACAAACTGGGGCTCCAGTTGTGTTTCGCTGTGTTGCTAAGAAACCCTGAGATGGAGCTCAACCTGCCTGACAACTTCATCAGCCGCCTTAAG GCATGGAGGGGCATTGTGAATGAAAAGTGGGTACCGCGAACCTTTGAGGATCTTGAAGGGCTGCCATGCATCCTTATCCTGACAGGACAAGACCCACTTGGAGAGACATTGCCCAG GTCCCTTAAATATTGTGACCTACGCCTGATAGCCACTGGCTACCATACTCGTACAGCCCTGGAGCAGGAACTGGCTTTAGCCTGCACCTATGTGACCACACCTGTGGTCCAAGAGCCCAAAAAAGCTACAACTCAGGAGTCAGATGGAGAGAAGGCCAACACAATTTTGAATGATGGAGATGAGCTGGAAAGGCCTCAAAGTAACGGCAGTGCTGCTACCAGAACTTCAG GCTCTTTGGCAGAGAATGGTGTCAGTTCTTCTGACATTAACGACTCGGTCCAGAGGCTGTCCACATCCACGTCCACGTCCACATCCACCTGTCCGCTTGAATGTGTCGTCACTTCAGACAGTCAAAGCTTCAAGCAGGAGTGTGATTCTGTAGGGAGCCAGCTCCCTTCTAGCAACTCCAAAGACTCCAAGACAACTCCTTCTCTTTATTCCAGTTCCTCATCAACATCATCGTCATACTCGCCATCTTCCTCCTCTACCCAGAAGCCCAGTCAGTCCACACAGTGTGGCCGTGCCCCAAAGCCTGCGCGAGTGTCACCACGAACAGTCATAATGTCCCGACCGGCGTACAACCTGCTTTCAGGAGAGTCGGGGGGTCAGCTGAGCGCCATATCCCTGCTGCCTCATTATGACATGGAGTGGAGTAGCCCACTGAAGCCTCCTATCAGTCAAACCCTGCGAGGGATAGAGGAGAGCTTGTACTATCGCCAGTGGACCACTGCCAGGCAGCATCACGCAGATTATGCAGCATCTTCTGAACCTCATCCACGACGCGTGCTACTCATTGGACCTCCACAG GTGGGAAAAACAGGTGCCTACCTGCAGTTTCTGCGTATCCTGTTTAGGATGCTCATCAGATTGTTGGAGGTTGATGTATATGATGAGGAAGagcagggagaggaggaagaag AAAcaccagtttcagcttcagtaaaTTTCCAGTGGCCTGACATTGAAGGAATTCAAAGGCTGCCATTTGACCCCTACCCTCGAGACCCTAAGTTTAGGAAGGCCAGTCCTGTTTACTCTGACAAGATGCCAAAGTGCTTAAAAG TGTTTAAACAAGAAGGAGAGAGCCAAACACCAGCTAAACGAGAGACCAAGTCCATACGTTTGAGCAAGTTTGCTGCCCATAATGCCTTTCACCACTGTGAACAGTGTCACCATTACTGTGAAGCAGGCCCAGCTTCGCAG CTGTCAGAGTGCGTCTTCCATACTTTCACCTTCTGCTCCTCCATGCTGGGAGAAGAGGtccagcttcagtttgtcattccCAAAGCCAAGGAGAAGCACTTTGTCTTCAGTCAGCAGGGAAGCCATCTAGAGAGCATGCGCCTGCCACTGATCTCTAACAAG GATACTGATATGTTGAAGAGTCCAATCTTTACCCCAACAACGGGACGCCAAGAGCACGGCCTGCTCAATATTTTCCACGCCCTGGAGGGTGCATCTCATTTACACATCCTGGTAGTCAAACAGTTTGAGATGCCTCTTTACAGGAAGTACTGGCCCAACCACATTCTGCTTGTCCTGCCCGCTATGTTCAACAATGCAGGAGTCG GTGCTGCGCGCTTCATGATCAAAGAGCTGTCGTACCACAACCTGGAGCTCGAGAGAAATCGTTTGGAGGAGCAAGGTGTCAAGAGACAAAATGTATGGCCTTTCATTGTCATGATGGATGACTCCTGCGTGTTGTGGAATGCCCACCAGCCACTAGACAGCAG TGAATCATCAGAGGGAAGTTCAGCCATCACCAATGTGTCTCTGAAAACGGTGCTGAAGCTAATGGAGACAACACCAAAGATTTCCCTCTACGCAATGTGTGGAACACGCAAGTGGAGCAGCGGCCTGTCCCATCAGCCTCGTGGCCAGCCTTTCAGCCGATGTCACCTCCACGACTTTATCCTGCTCAACGTGGACCTGACGCAGAACGTTCAGTATGACCTCAATCG gtaCAGCTGTGAGGAGGTGGATTTTAATCTGAGGGTGAACAGCAGTGGGCTGTTGCTGTGTCGCTTCAACAATTTCAGCTTCATGAAGAAACACATTCCAGTTGGGGGGAACAAAGACTTTCTGGTCAAACCTAAACTCATG GAAATAGAAAATCCTGTCCCAATCAGACCAGCGCAGTACGTCTGCGCCCCAGACAGTGAGCAGACCCTCCTGGACGCCCCGGCCCAGTTCCTTCTAGAAAAGTTCCTCCAGAGCTGCAGCCATAGACTGTTTCCAATGGCTGTTGAGAACAGAGATAACCCAGTTCTGTCCATCGACAGCTACCTCAACCTCAGCCCAGAG ATTACTGTGTGCTACTTCAACTCTCGTCCACACTCCACCAACCTGAACCACCAGGGTCTGGTGTTCAGCGGCCTGTTGCTGTACCTCAGCGACTCCTTCATTGTCTCTGGACTCCTCAAGAAATTCCGTTTCCTCCAAG GTGCCACCCTCTGTGTGATCTGCCAAGACAGAAGCTCCCTGCGTCAGACCATCGTCAGACTGGAACTGGAAGACGAATGGCAGTTCCGCCTGTGGGACGAGTTTCAGACGGCCAACTGCAGCGCAGATCGACCCCTCTACTTTCTGACAGGCCGCCACAATTGA